The following coding sequences lie in one Rutidosis leptorrhynchoides isolate AG116_Rl617_1_P2 chromosome 4, CSIRO_AGI_Rlap_v1, whole genome shotgun sequence genomic window:
- the LOC139842072 gene encoding uncharacterized protein, whose product MNGMFEARDPAMQKYLKLAEEMANKFELFSITQVPRSMNKKVDALSKLATSVFSHFTKDVWVEVLSQKSTDVVQEVAPNEEVETWMSPITTYLKHGMLPINGAAARKIRMKAPSYTLRDGILVKKSFTAQLLKCVSPNEAKIIVREVHEGTCGMHAGFRTVEGKKM is encoded by the exons ATGAACGGGATGTTTGAAGCTAGGGATCCGGCCATGCAAAAATATCTGAAATTGGCAGAAGAGATGGCCAACAAATTTGAACTTTTCTCAATCACGCAAGTACCTCGGTCCATGAATAAAAAGGTCGACGCACTCAGCAAACTCGCAACGAGCGTATTCAGTCACTTCACCAAGGACGTTTGGGTGGAGGTCCTAAGTCAAAAATCCACTGACGTGGTACAG GAAGTGGCCCCCAATGAGGAGGTTGAGACATGGATGAGTCCAATCACTACGTATCTCAAGCACGGGATGCTGCCAATTAATGGGGCAGCGGCAAGAAAGATTCGTATGAAAGCACCCTCGTACACACTAAGGGATGGTATTCTGGTCAAGAAATCCTTTACCGCACAGCTACTAAAATGCGTCAGTCCGAATGAGGCGAAAATAATTGTAAGGGAAGTACATGAGGGGACTTGTGGCATGCACGCAGGGTTTAGGACCGTTGAAGGGAAGAAAATGTGA